The following proteins are co-located in the Spea bombifrons isolate aSpeBom1 chromosome 3, aSpeBom1.2.pri, whole genome shotgun sequence genome:
- the LOC128484020 gene encoding DC-STAMP domain-containing protein 2-like: MGTTLGPWEWMCTCCKTTCGLCRRACPCACSCNCPCSCKCPCKRKCPCDCPCDCPRDCDCPRDCPCDCSRDCLSNLCPEEVKVEEVSAEDYIDEDKKEVRAQLREDNAVKSSLRSCGAFTFGLILTAMYAAIVLFVKNYSLKYCIVSSVVICILLTLGMAFFMKMRVTVFLMLPQLFSIEGKTIVLLVAFSLALQGPAANTLENFRRSSESVSCGVELAMNQTKELLEKVKRPLVSALDILRNIGQRLKGVADRARKFFKTVTDGVKHIGRVLRNVWRFIANIGEVCNEELEVPYLKCRKIFDTARNQCFQVMPFLSFLCYIVDAFKPLCGLAKTATILCLLPKYLQKYVRKHVKNPIINMLRNIKDKFEFNVTVIHDFDINLNSSKSIKQVAVGIMSEVQSTLNPYLDVLSMFSYSMTFVCLFIYIMAARYQRKYLYEDNHDNIYITRSFIELDVMRAKQGRRTLLPLSAREAYNFILPGSLYLTKRERKGYSFDIINVFRNVLVVAFMMVMDFIIYWVLDMVYYLLQADVVARAPVTFSVLINGSGYASEIFSNVVSAFDILQRGNLTVLSKKCLVAPSAPDFKGYILIGSMYGLCFLIAIFGVYIRRLQRVICAYYYPSREQERICFLYNNLITKRTNIEDSLIRSVRMNAEDGGHSSFLQVLAAKLPGCRWFAQLLGTNEQYCMACAKTITGSEGQDCVACITPGCKGMYCRGCFEILNNICTICMAPLAYSEAIEEEVDSSDEEQVHLWIDAMKTIKAEEKGKRKKLKEVVKDRLKQVLRSQGSRAALGEKLLEKYKEEVRGREEDESSGISEVESSEDSEDTDFEYQNSTEDTDSSDSEDHTTPPFTKWTEARRKRDLVTPARQRPPRRRGRRAVKNGGGN, translated from the coding sequence ATGGGGACAACACTAGGCCCCTGGGAATGGATGTGTACctgctgcaaaaccacatgTGGCCTATGCCGGCGTGCCTGCCCCTGCGCCTGTTCCTGCAACTGTCCTTGCTCCTGCAAGTGCCCCTGCAAGCGCAAGTGCCCCTGCGACTGCCCCTGCGACTGCCCGCGGGACTGCGACTGCCCTCGCGACTGCCCCTGTGACTGCTCCCGCGATTGCTTGTCAAACCTGTGCCCTGAAGAAGTGAAGGTCGAGGAAGTGAGCGCCGAGGATTACATTGACGAGGACAAAAAGGAGGTGAGAGCCCAACTCCGAGAGGACAACGCGGTGAAATCTTCTCTGAGGAGCTGTGGCGCCTTCACCTTTGGGTTGATTCTCACCGCCATGTATGCGGCCATCGTCCTCTTTGTGAAGAACTATAGCCTGAAGTACTGCATCGTGTCCTCAGTGGTCATCTGCATCCTCCTCACCCTCGGCATGGCCTTCTTCATGAAGATGCGGGTCACAGTGTTCCTTATGCTGCCCCAGCTCTTCTCAATTGAGGGCAAGACCATCGTGCTCCTGGTCGCCTTCTCGCTGGCCTTACAGGGACCTGCAGCCAACACCTTGgagaatttccggcgctcatctgAGTCCGTGTCCTGCGGCGTGGAACTGGCCATGAACCAGACCAAGGAGCtcctggaaaaagttaaaaggccgttAGTGAGTGCGCTGGATATTCTGAGGAACATCGGCCAGAGGCTGAAAGGAGTGGCCGATCGGGCCAGAAAGTTCTTCAAGACGGTGACAGACGGAGTGAAGCACATCGGACGCGTCCTGCGGAATGTGTGGCGTTTTATCGCCAATATCGGGGAGGTCTGTAACGAGGAACTGGAAGTTCCCTATCTAAAGTGCAGGAAAATATTTGACACGGCACGGAATCAGTGCTTCCAGGTGATGCCATTCTTGTCATTCCTGTGCTACATTGTGGACGCCTTCAAACCGCTGTGTGGACTGGCTAAAACCGCTACAATCCTATGCCTCCTGCCAAAGTATCTCCAGAAATATGTCCGAAAGCATGTGAAAAACCCCATCATCAACATGCTCCGCAACATCAAGGACAAGTTTGAGTTTAACGTGACGGTTATTCACGACTTCGACATAAACCTGAACTCCAGCAAGAGCATCAAGCAGGTGGCAGTCGGCATCATGAGCGAAGTGCAGAGCACACTGAACCCCTATCTGGATGTGCTCAGCATGTTCAGCTATTCAATGACATTTGTTTGCCTCTTCATCTACATCATGGCCGCTCGGTACCAGCGCAAGTACCTCTATGAAGATAACCACGACAATATCTACATAACGCGGTCCTTCATAGAGCTGGACGTGATGAGAGCCAAGCAAGGGCGCagaaccctcctgcccctttcCGCCAGAGAGGCCTACAACTTCATCCTGCCAGGTTCGCTTTACCTGACCAAACGTGAGAGGAAGGGATATTCTTTTGACATCATCAACGTCTTCCGAAATGTTCTGGTGGTCGCATTTATGATGGTGATGGACTTCATCATCTACTGGGTGCTGGACATGGTGTATTACCTGCTGCAAGCAGACGTGGTTGCCAGAGCTCCGGTGACGTTCTCTGTGCTGATCAACGGCTCCGGTTATGCCAGCGAAATCTTCTCCAATGTGGTGTCTGCGTTTGACATCCTTCAGAGAGGGAACTTGACAGTTTTGTCAAAGAAATGCCTAGTCGCTCCGTCCGCCCCAGACTTTAAAGGATACATACTCATAGGTTCAATGTATGGCCTGTGCTTCCTCATTGCGATATTTGGCGTCTACATACGGAGGCTGCAGCGCGTAATCTGTGCCTATTATTACCCATCCCGTGAGCAGGAGCGCATCTGTTTTCTTTACAACAACTTGATAACCAAACGCACAAACATTGAGGACTCCTTGATCAGGAGCGTGAGGATGAATGCAGAGGACGGGGGGCACTCTAGCTTCCTGCAGGTCCTGGCGGCAAAACTCCCCGGGTGCCGCTGGTTTGCCCAGCTGTTGGGCACCAATGAGCAGTACTGCATGGCATGTGCCAAGACAATCACTGGCAGCGAGGGGCAGGACTGCGTGGCCTGCATCACCCCAGGCTGTAAAGGGATGTACTGCAGGGGCTGCTTTGAGATCCTTAATAACATCTGCACAATTTGTATGGCTCCACTGGCATACTCTGAGGCTATCGAAGAGGAGGTCGACTCCAGTGACGAAGAACAGGTCCACCTCTGGATCGATGCCATGAAAACCATTAAGGctgaagagaaaggaaagaggaagaagctGAAAGAGGTTGTGAAGGATCGCCTCAAACAGGTTCTCCGTAGCCAGGGTAGCAGAGCAGCGTTAGGCGAGAAGCTCCTGGAGAAGTATAAGGAGGAGGTCCGTGGCAGGGAGGAAGATGAGAGCTCAGGAATCAGTGAGGTTGAATCCAGTGAGGACTCTGAAGATACAGATTTTGAATATCAGAACTCAACAGAGGACACTGACTCTTCAGATTCTGAGGACCACACGACCCCCCCATTCACAAAGTGGACAGAAGCACGAAGGAAGAGGGATCTGGTCACCCCCGCGCGGCAGAGGCCACCCAGGAGGAGAGGACGGCGGGCGGTGAAGAATGGAGGTGGAAACTAG